From one Deltaproteobacteria bacterium genomic stretch:
- the mdh gene encoding malate dehydrogenase, translated as MKQKISVIGAGNVGATAAQRIAEKELADVVLVDILEGVPMGKALDLSEAAPIEKHDAKVAGANDYEATKDSDVIIITSGIPRKPGMSRDDLLATNARIMKSVVGQAARFSPQAVLIIVSNPLDAMCHVALEASGFPGNRVLGMAGVLDSARFRTFIARELNVSVENTHAFVLGGHGDTMVPLPRFSTVAGIPITELMDPATIERLVKRTREGGAEIVSLLKTGSAYYAPASAACEMAEAILKDKKKILPCAAYLTGEYGIKDLFIGVPVKLGQGGIEEVIQIKLTPEEDAALKKSAEAVKGLVEAMKKLDI; from the coding sequence ATGAAACAAAAAATTTCCGTAATCGGAGCCGGCAACGTCGGGGCCACCGCGGCCCAGCGCATCGCCGAAAAGGAATTGGCCGACGTGGTCCTGGTGGATATTTTAGAAGGCGTGCCCATGGGAAAGGCCCTCGATCTTTCGGAGGCCGCCCCCATTGAAAAACATGATGCCAAGGTGGCGGGGGCTAATGACTATGAGGCCACCAAAGACTCTGATGTCATCATTATTACCTCCGGCATTCCCAGGAAACCGGGCATGAGCCGGGACGACCTTTTGGCCACCAATGCCCGGATCATGAAATCCGTGGTCGGCCAGGCCGCCCGGTTTTCCCCCCAGGCCGTATTGATCATCGTCAGCAACCCGCTGGATGCCATGTGCCATGTGGCCCTGGAAGCCAGCGGCTTCCCCGGAAACAGGGTCCTGGGTATGGCCGGGGTCCTGGATTCGGCCCGTTTCCGGACCTTTATCGCCCGGGAACTTAATGTCTCCGTGGAAAATACCCACGCCTTTGTCCTCGGCGGGCATGGCGATACCATGGTCCCCCTGCCCCGTTTTTCCACCGTGGCCGGGATCCCGATAACCGAATTAATGGACCCGGCGACCATTGAACGTCTGGTCAAGCGTACCCGTGAAGGGGGGGCCGAGATCGTCAGCCTGCTCAAGACGGGCAGTGCCTATTACGCGCCGGCCTCAGCCGCCTGTGAAATGGCCGAAGCCATTCTGAAAGACAAGAAAAAAATCCTGCCCTGCGCCGCCTACCTGACCGGGGAGTACGGGATCAAGGATTTGTTTATCGGCGTTCCGGTAAAATTAGGCCAGGGGGGCATCGAAGAAGTCATCCAGATCAAACTGACCCCTGAAGAAGATGCCGCCTTGAAAAAATCCGCCGAGGCGGTCAAGGGGCTGGTGGAGGCCATGAAGAAGTTGGATATTTAA